A window of the Pelagicoccus enzymogenes genome harbors these coding sequences:
- a CDS encoding radical SAM protein: MNFEGYVDHTENGEIFGWVRNRDEPQQRVAVTIRLSNGWSKTLLADQPREDLRASSIGDGRYGFKTSVPFKIAHEGHITVSVSVKRSDYILENSGRQLLIEHPIQLIAGDISNNCNLRCPFCITDYSLTKGLRNMPAEVFEKAIPLLPLVPDGMFWLSCMHEATVHPQIIDFIQSVPSHLRKKLSFTTNLCKNLTDDTLRALANSNIHSIRISIDSIDPERFAELRKGGRLEKFLANLTRLSHFMKSSQTAPKIRYITMAFASNVHEILPVIMKCKEILPAYAHEVRFIFYQPHIAKWGQKNILPLDQWNEMKQEVESHAGSEHVEFYDPFPDTHSSFEKAIGIDTYKPSPAVFGGTCNPKQYTPADPLVNNRTKIPNEPLTFRLRWDGLLSHEKMPESDFLEYIQNLTPKYFVDMRIASQPEELDGWQKGIYE, translated from the coding sequence ATGAATTTCGAAGGATATGTAGACCATACAGAAAACGGTGAAATATTCGGTTGGGTAAGAAACAGGGATGAGCCACAACAAAGGGTCGCCGTTACTATTAGACTTTCCAACGGTTGGAGCAAAACGCTTTTAGCCGACCAACCACGCGAGGATCTTAGAGCCTCATCAATCGGTGACGGCAGATATGGTTTCAAAACCTCAGTCCCCTTCAAGATCGCGCATGAGGGACATATAACTGTCTCCGTGTCAGTCAAAAGATCAGACTACATTCTCGAAAACAGCGGGCGCCAGCTACTGATAGAACATCCTATACAACTTATTGCGGGAGACATTAGCAACAACTGTAATTTACGCTGTCCATTCTGCATTACCGATTACTCTTTGACAAAGGGCCTTCGAAACATGCCGGCAGAGGTCTTCGAGAAAGCAATCCCACTCCTTCCACTTGTACCGGATGGCATGTTCTGGCTTTCGTGTATGCACGAGGCCACCGTGCACCCGCAAATAATTGATTTTATCCAAAGCGTACCGTCCCACCTGAGAAAAAAGCTCAGTTTCACTACCAACTTATGCAAGAACCTCACCGATGATACCCTAAGGGCCTTGGCCAACTCGAATATACACAGCATCAGGATTTCGATCGACTCAATTGATCCTGAGAGATTCGCGGAACTAAGAAAAGGGGGACGCCTTGAAAAGTTTTTGGCGAACCTAACCCGCTTGTCTCATTTCATGAAATCCAGTCAAACGGCTCCAAAAATTCGGTATATTACGATGGCGTTCGCAAGCAACGTTCACGAAATTCTCCCAGTGATCATGAAGTGCAAGGAAATCCTCCCAGCGTATGCACACGAGGTTCGTTTTATCTTCTACCAACCTCACATCGCAAAATGGGGCCAAAAGAACATTTTGCCATTAGACCAGTGGAACGAAATGAAACAGGAAGTGGAGTCCCACGCCGGCTCAGAGCATGTCGAGTTCTATGACCCGTTTCCCGATACCCACTCGTCGTTTGAGAAAGCAATTGGAATCGACACCTACAAACCCTCGCCCGCAGTGTTCGGCGGCACTTGCAACCCGAAACAATACACTCCAGCCGACCCTCTAGTGAACAATAGAACAAAAATCCCTAACGAGCCACTTACGTTCAGGCTAAGATGGGATGGTTTGCTGAGCCACGAAAAAATGCCCGAAAGCGACTTCCTAGAATATATACAAAACCTGACACCTAAGTATTTCGTTGATATGCGTATAGCGTCCCAACCCGAGGAACTCGATGGGTGGCAAAAAGGCATCTATGAGTAG
- a CDS encoding right-handed parallel beta-helix repeat-containing protein yields the protein MIVTIYLLSALALFVPNGEGAAVYASPSGSEHASGTQSDPYSLSHALNLATNEEVTELILLDGEYELEDTLILSSDHSRRATLTVRAQTPGKATLSGSIKLQSSVPSAGKIQRYAKPDDPRLHASRDLFIGNQRATRARSITYEAWDDKFSAIPGLTKLTRDSISSEIHIEPGTLIHDHTRTLPPFTQWENPEDIEFVFRCAWWEKRCGVDSVGENWLTFKEPGWSTLNTLWGSETSSRLNALMPKSTVIEGAIELLDSPGEWHNGNEFLSLIPLDEAKPNEQEIRLARLQTLLRIENAARVRFEGITFAHTTWLAPIKTKGFNEGQANFEQIGQIGRPSEAIGLYQAKNVTFEGCTFKNLGGWGLGIFQSSRNITVNNCQFIDIAGNGIVVGSVSDEEALGTLEPVRDVTISDSLVHKPASVYHGGVGIFVGHASRVSILRNEVCHAPYTGISIGWGWNTFDSTEIETHGNRVIGNHVHHYLYQMYDGGGIYTLGPQSNSARGINGGLVIERNIVHNQGGIGNILYSDGGSRWIRIQHNTTSNNLKELEDYYEQKAMYVPDWGGCGPYGDLVFSHNTLGNVAMRSPNFRCAPADPEPWSESFELPPNTLYEENKFEAYQNVKEQADASLKHRNSYLKPAHLNAIKSFTTQASDVEFTLFTDSQVEITTEAIATPISLISLATGELAHIHQTEKSAVFLREGSYKFGQTIQGGFLKQPQSATTVSTQHGNITSIQATGGKIEIDTGKALKRSYLAYSVGTHPEELFLRSGSLSQIKKSGPWTDQPFHWQALRAFIDINAELPSVETRAILYELPQGTFTIDAAGESSKTTLAVSVQTTGFH from the coding sequence GTGATAGTGACAATCTACCTATTATCCGCCCTCGCCTTGTTCGTGCCCAATGGTGAGGGAGCAGCAGTGTACGCCTCGCCATCAGGTAGCGAACATGCGTCAGGCACTCAGAGTGACCCCTACTCCCTAAGCCACGCGCTGAACCTCGCTACAAACGAGGAGGTCACCGAGCTAATTCTGCTAGATGGCGAATACGAGCTCGAGGATACGCTGATACTTTCATCCGACCACTCAAGACGTGCCACCCTGACCGTACGCGCACAAACCCCCGGAAAAGCAACACTAAGCGGATCCATAAAACTTCAAAGCAGCGTTCCCTCCGCTGGCAAAATTCAAAGGTATGCTAAACCAGACGACCCAAGGCTCCACGCTTCACGCGACCTGTTCATCGGCAACCAACGAGCAACCCGCGCAAGATCTATCACCTACGAAGCGTGGGACGACAAATTCTCCGCAATTCCCGGACTCACCAAACTTACTCGCGACTCCATCAGCTCAGAGATTCACATCGAACCTGGTACCCTGATACATGATCACACAAGAACACTACCACCTTTTACCCAGTGGGAAAACCCAGAGGACATCGAGTTCGTATTCCGCTGCGCATGGTGGGAAAAGAGATGCGGAGTCGATTCAGTCGGCGAAAACTGGCTTACTTTTAAAGAACCAGGTTGGAGTACCCTTAATACCCTATGGGGTAGCGAGACTTCGAGCCGACTCAACGCCCTGATGCCAAAATCGACTGTAATCGAAGGAGCTATCGAACTCCTCGACAGCCCAGGCGAGTGGCACAACGGCAATGAGTTCCTATCACTCATTCCGTTGGACGAAGCCAAGCCAAACGAACAAGAAATAAGGCTCGCACGACTACAAACACTATTGCGCATCGAAAATGCTGCGAGGGTGAGGTTCGAAGGAATCACCTTTGCCCATACCACATGGCTCGCTCCAATAAAAACAAAGGGATTCAACGAAGGGCAGGCAAACTTCGAACAGATCGGGCAAATTGGACGTCCAAGCGAAGCAATCGGTCTCTACCAGGCTAAAAACGTTACCTTTGAAGGCTGTACGTTCAAAAACCTAGGAGGATGGGGACTCGGAATATTCCAATCCTCCCGAAATATCACAGTGAACAACTGCCAGTTCATTGACATTGCTGGCAACGGGATCGTAGTCGGATCAGTCAGCGACGAGGAAGCATTGGGCACGCTCGAACCGGTAAGAGACGTGACTATTTCCGATTCCTTGGTTCACAAACCCGCTTCCGTCTATCATGGCGGCGTCGGAATTTTCGTCGGCCATGCATCTCGAGTAAGCATTCTGAGAAACGAAGTTTGCCACGCACCTTACACCGGAATTTCGATAGGATGGGGCTGGAACACCTTCGATTCAACTGAAATAGAAACTCACGGAAACCGAGTGATAGGCAACCACGTCCATCACTATTTATATCAAATGTATGATGGAGGAGGCATTTATACGTTAGGACCTCAATCAAACAGTGCACGCGGTATCAATGGCGGTCTTGTAATCGAGCGCAACATTGTCCACAACCAAGGCGGCATTGGAAACATTCTATACAGTGACGGAGGCAGCCGCTGGATTAGAATACAACACAACACTACTTCCAATAACCTCAAAGAGCTCGAGGATTATTACGAACAAAAGGCAATGTATGTCCCAGACTGGGGAGGTTGCGGCCCCTACGGCGACCTTGTTTTCTCTCACAACACACTAGGCAACGTCGCCATGCGTTCGCCCAACTTTAGATGCGCACCTGCGGACCCAGAGCCATGGAGCGAGAGTTTCGAACTCCCCCCCAACACGCTTTACGAAGAGAACAAATTCGAAGCATACCAAAATGTCAAAGAGCAAGCCGACGCATCTCTCAAACATAGAAATTCGTATTTAAAACCCGCACATCTCAACGCAATCAAGAGTTTCACAACACAGGCCAGCGACGTAGAGTTTACACTTTTCACTGATTCCCAGGTCGAAATAACGACCGAGGCAATCGCGACTCCAATATCATTGATATCCCTCGCCACAGGCGAACTTGCACACATCCACCAGACCGAGAAATCAGCCGTTTTCCTAAGGGAAGGCTCCTACAAGTTCGGTCAAACAATCCAAGGAGGATTCCTCAAGCAACCGCAAAGTGCGACAACAGTATCGACCCAACACGGAAATATAACCAGCATCCAAGCCACCGGCGGTAAAATCGAAATAGATACAGGCAAAGCGCTTAAGCGGTCCTACCTCGCCTACAGCGTAGGTACACATCCTGAAGAACTTTTCCTAAGATCTGGATCCCTCTCCCAAATCAAAAAGAGCGGACCTTGGACCGACCAGCCCTTCCATTGGCAAGCTCTCAGAGCGTTTATCGATATAAACGCAGAATTACCCTCAGTCGAGACAAGAGCGATCCTTTACGAACTACCACAAGGAACTTTTACAATCGATGCAGCGGGAGAATCTTCAAAGACAACCCTCGCTGTAAGTGTGCAGACAACTGGGTTCCACTAG
- a CDS encoding class I SAM-dependent methyltransferase — MNTSLKSRLNTINSLIAPEASPTIKPTYIDCSAEVSPHFKHDSSVETTSGHQYPPELVGLIEQNDGWTLDCGSGSRDRTFDNVVNFEIQPYNGVDVVGTAEQLPFKDGTFDLVISLAVLEHVKDPKKVALEMQRVLKPGGLLWIDTAFLQPYHGFPAHYYNMTQQGLELLLEKNMKVIKNAVPRYGTPIWSITWIISRYAASLPNELREKFLALPLSELLQSPEYLCEEEWSKELPEEARKELAATVSVLARKQL; from the coding sequence ATGAACACATCACTGAAAAGTAGACTCAATACGATAAATTCACTTATCGCCCCAGAAGCCAGCCCAACTATAAAACCGACATACATCGACTGTAGTGCAGAAGTATCGCCACATTTCAAGCATGACTCAAGCGTCGAAACGACTTCGGGCCACCAATATCCACCTGAGCTCGTAGGGCTTATCGAGCAAAACGATGGATGGACTCTAGACTGCGGATCGGGATCTCGCGACCGAACATTCGACAACGTCGTAAACTTTGAAATACAACCATATAATGGAGTTGATGTCGTCGGAACGGCTGAGCAACTACCCTTCAAGGACGGCACATTCGATCTAGTCATATCTTTAGCCGTTCTAGAACACGTCAAAGACCCGAAGAAGGTTGCGCTCGAGATGCAGAGAGTCCTCAAGCCCGGCGGTCTGCTTTGGATCGATACCGCCTTTCTGCAGCCTTACCACGGGTTTCCAGCACACTACTACAACATGACACAACAGGGCTTGGAGCTCCTTCTCGAGAAAAACATGAAAGTCATCAAAAATGCAGTCCCTCGTTACGGCACTCCTATTTGGTCAATAACTTGGATCATCTCGCGCTATGCTGCAAGCCTCCCAAACGAACTAAGGGAAAAGTTTCTAGCACTTCCACTTTCTGAATTACTGCAGTCACCCGAGTATCTCTGCGAAGAAGAGTGGTCCAAGGAACTGCCGGAAGAAGCCAGAAAAGAATTGGCCGCTACCGTCTCAGTGCTCGCTCGGAAACAACTATAA
- a CDS encoding alpha-L-rhamnosidase C-terminal domain-containing protein produces MPEKDHLRKARIRFGESVSEAMSDVGGASNASNDCAVRDQVVELAWFGKTMVGPGGFRFLRIDNHDPELDLHLEEVRATLQLRDLEYLGAFDSSDDRLDEIWRTGARTVHLNMQEFLWDGIKRDRLVWVGDMHPEIMTILAVFGPQEVITDSLDLVRDVTPASEWMNTISSYSLWWIIIQHDLWFRTGDDEYLRSQKVYLEDLLGRLTLLVDEEGGEILDGVRFVDWPTSENPVAVHEGLQSLMTLAMSCGERLMAELGNQEMASRCLATAQKLKSAGFSQSGRKVPAALSSLAGLKDAKEVANETLKEGGPHGFSTFGGYYVLEALAQAREFNTGIEFIRQFWGGMLDLGATTFWEDFDLNWMENASRIDELVAEGTVDVHATYGDHSYKGHRNSLCHGWASGPTAWLSEHVLGVRAASPGFEEVRIEPNLGGLSWVKGKVPTPFGVILVSHHRAEDGTVVSDIHVPDGITVLNDE; encoded by the coding sequence ATGCCTGAAAAGGACCATCTCCGAAAAGCACGCATACGCTTTGGCGAGTCAGTGTCTGAAGCGATGTCGGACGTAGGTGGCGCGTCGAATGCGAGCAACGATTGCGCGGTGAGGGATCAAGTCGTCGAATTGGCGTGGTTCGGGAAGACTATGGTGGGGCCCGGTGGGTTTCGTTTCTTGAGGATCGACAATCATGATCCTGAGCTAGACCTGCATCTTGAGGAAGTTCGAGCGACATTGCAGCTGCGGGATCTCGAGTACCTTGGGGCGTTTGATTCGAGTGACGACCGCCTTGATGAAATCTGGAGGACCGGGGCTAGAACAGTGCATCTCAATATGCAGGAGTTTCTCTGGGATGGTATAAAGCGAGATCGCCTAGTTTGGGTGGGCGACATGCATCCAGAGATCATGACGATCCTGGCGGTCTTCGGTCCGCAGGAAGTTATTACGGATAGCTTGGATTTAGTTCGCGATGTGACTCCAGCGAGCGAGTGGATGAACACCATCAGCTCCTATTCGCTCTGGTGGATCATAATTCAGCATGATTTATGGTTTCGCACTGGAGACGATGAATACTTGCGGTCCCAAAAGGTCTACCTTGAGGATCTGCTCGGAAGGCTTACGCTACTGGTGGATGAAGAGGGAGGTGAGATACTCGATGGGGTTCGTTTTGTTGACTGGCCAACATCCGAGAATCCAGTCGCGGTCCACGAGGGATTGCAGTCACTGATGACGTTGGCCATGTCGTGTGGCGAGCGTCTGATGGCAGAATTGGGCAACCAGGAGATGGCCTCCAGATGCTTAGCCACCGCCCAGAAGCTTAAGAGTGCGGGTTTCTCCCAGAGCGGCAGGAAAGTGCCAGCTGCCTTGTCAAGCCTAGCGGGTCTGAAAGATGCGAAGGAAGTGGCCAATGAAACATTGAAGGAAGGAGGGCCACACGGGTTTTCCACATTCGGGGGCTACTACGTTCTGGAAGCGTTGGCGCAAGCGAGGGAGTTCAATACAGGGATTGAATTTATCAGGCAGTTCTGGGGGGGGATGCTGGATTTGGGAGCTACGACCTTCTGGGAGGATTTCGATTTGAATTGGATGGAAAACGCATCGCGGATCGATGAGCTTGTCGCTGAGGGCACAGTCGATGTTCACGCGACCTATGGAGACCATAGCTACAAAGGCCACCGCAATAGTTTATGTCACGGGTGGGCAAGCGGGCCGACCGCCTGGTTGAGCGAGCATGTTTTAGGTGTCCGAGCGGCTTCGCCTGGATTCGAGGAGGTTCGAATCGAGCCGAATCTTGGCGGTTTGTCATGGGTCAAGGGGAAGGTGCCCACGCCCTTTGGGGTCATCCTCGTGAGTCATCATAGAGCGGAAGACGGTACGGTCGTCAGCGATATTCACGTCCCGGACGGGATAACCGTTCTGAATGACGAATAG
- a CDS encoding class I SAM-dependent methyltransferase, producing MGGKKASMSRTERILSLIDPHGYGLEIGPSHSPIAPKSEGFNVETIDHDTREGLIRKYRDHPVDINKIEEVDYVWRGERYPDLIGSHEKYDWIIASHVIEHTPDLIAFLRDCEAVLKPSGTLALAVPDKRYCFDQFRPISGLASVVDAHFAKRTTHSPGSMAEFYLNATSKGGKIGWDKNEVGKIEFIHTPEIAAQKMREAATQNTYNDIHSWCFTYSSFRLMVHDLFSLDLIQLSETESYDTTGCEFFIGLSKNGIGLRLSREELLHLTVQHD from the coding sequence ATGGGTGGCAAAAAGGCATCTATGAGTAGAACCGAGAGAATCCTCAGCCTAATCGACCCTCATGGATACGGACTAGAAATCGGACCGAGCCATTCGCCCATCGCACCCAAAAGCGAAGGGTTCAATGTTGAAACCATCGATCACGACACCCGCGAAGGCTTGATACGAAAGTACCGCGACCACCCAGTAGACATAAACAAGATAGAAGAGGTCGATTACGTATGGAGGGGAGAACGCTACCCAGACCTGATCGGCTCACACGAAAAATACGATTGGATCATTGCATCACATGTGATTGAACACACGCCGGACCTCATAGCATTCCTAAGGGACTGTGAAGCGGTGCTAAAACCTTCGGGAACATTAGCCCTAGCAGTTCCTGACAAACGTTATTGCTTCGATCAATTCCGTCCCATTTCAGGCCTTGCTAGCGTCGTAGACGCCCACTTTGCAAAGCGCACAACCCACAGCCCTGGTTCGATGGCAGAGTTCTACCTCAATGCGACGTCCAAAGGCGGAAAGATTGGATGGGACAAAAACGAGGTAGGGAAAATTGAATTTATCCACACCCCCGAGATTGCTGCCCAGAAAATGCGAGAAGCAGCGACCCAAAACACATACAATGACATCCATTCTTGGTGCTTCACCTACAGCTCCTTCCGTCTGATGGTACATGATCTGTTCTCTTTGGATCTTATCCAATTGAGTGAAACAGAATCCTACGACACTACAGGATGCGAATTCTTCATTGGGCTGAGCAAAAACGGTATTGGCTTGCGCCTTTCAAGAGAGGAACTCTTGCACCTAACAGTCCAACACGACTGA